A stretch of the Synechocystis sp. PCC 7338 genome encodes the following:
- a CDS encoding NAD(P)H-quinone oxidoreductase subunit H has product MTKIETRTEPMVLNMGPHHPSMHGVLRLIVTLDGEDVVDCEPVIGYLHRGMEKIAESRTNIMYVPYVSRWDYAAGMFNEAITVNAPEKLADIEVPKRAQYIRVIMLELNRIANHLLWLGPFMADVGAQTPFFYIFREREMIYDLWEAASGMRLINNNYFRVGGVAVDLPYGWNDKCEDFCDYFLPKVDEYEKLITNNPIFRRRVEGVGTVTREEAINWGLSGPMLRGSGVKWDLRKVDHYECYDELDWEVQYETAGDCFARYLVRIREMRESVKIIRQALKAMPGGPYENLEAKRLQEGKKSEWNDFQYQYIAKKVAPTFKIPAGEHYVRLESGKGELGIFIQGNDDVFPWRWKIRSADFNNLQILPHILKGVKVADIMAILGSIDIIMGSVDR; this is encoded by the coding sequence ATGACCAAGATTGAAACCAGAACTGAACCAATGGTGCTCAACATGGGGCCCCATCACCCTTCGATGCATGGGGTGTTACGTCTGATTGTGACCCTAGATGGGGAAGACGTGGTGGACTGTGAACCGGTGATTGGTTACTTGCACCGAGGCATGGAAAAAATTGCTGAGAGTCGTACCAACATTATGTATGTTCCCTACGTTAGTCGTTGGGACTACGCCGCCGGTATGTTCAACGAAGCCATCACTGTCAATGCTCCGGAAAAGCTAGCCGACATTGAAGTGCCCAAGCGGGCCCAGTATATCCGGGTGATTATGCTGGAACTGAACCGCATTGCCAACCATTTACTCTGGCTTGGTCCCTTTATGGCAGATGTGGGAGCCCAAACGCCGTTCTTTTATATTTTCCGGGAACGGGAAATGATCTATGACCTGTGGGAAGCCGCTTCTGGTATGCGGTTGATCAACAATAACTATTTCCGCGTCGGTGGGGTTGCTGTGGATCTACCCTACGGTTGGAATGACAAATGCGAGGACTTTTGTGACTACTTTTTGCCCAAGGTTGACGAGTACGAAAAATTAATTACCAACAACCCTATTTTCCGTCGCCGGGTAGAAGGGGTGGGCACTGTGACCAGGGAAGAAGCCATTAATTGGGGGTTATCGGGGCCCATGCTCCGGGGTTCCGGGGTGAAATGGGATCTGCGTAAGGTAGACCATTACGAATGCTACGACGAGCTTGATTGGGAAGTACAGTACGAAACCGCTGGGGATTGTTTTGCCCGTTACTTGGTGCGTATCCGGGAAATGCGGGAATCAGTCAAAATCATTCGTCAGGCCCTCAAAGCCATGCCCGGTGGCCCCTACGAAAATCTGGAAGCCAAGCGACTCCAGGAAGGCAAAAAGTCCGAGTGGAATGATTTCCAATACCAGTACATCGCCAAGAAAGTTGCCCCCACTTTCAAAATTCCGGCTGGCGAACACTACGTACGCTTGGAGAGCGGGAAGGGAGAGTTGGGCATTTTCATCCAAGGCAATGATGACGTGTTTCCGTGGCGTTGGAAAATCCGTTCTGCGGACTTCAACAACCTGCAAATTTTGCCCCACATTCTTAAGGGGGTAAAGGTGGCGGACATCATGGCAATCCTCGGTAGCATCGACATTATCATGGGATCGGTGGACCGCTAG
- a CDS encoding serine/threonine-protein kinase has product MVETANVAVMPLFPRSQYRIIGQIGQGQFGRVYCAIHRLTGRMFALKDLEHRVFPTNKFLRELSYLLTLRHPNIVACHGLEYHPGGRYLVMDYCEGGTLRDIIDGDGDLCVAGKIDLVRQMLLGLAQAHQHDIVHCDLKPENILLIPGREGWQVKVSDFGIARLTAKTSNPNFGKGYTGSPAYMAPERFYGKFSIASDIYAVGILLYELIVGDRPFSGFPKALQAAHLNTRLTLPPEFPPFLRSIVQQALEKLPQRRFPSATAMANALATAQKQALEQNLPQGSGHLYHYLAPAPLAFTATAKHSTPLLFPVSHLARTGLWLYLGNGSELYLWEYGDGNFDHHPLPRWSLGLQGTMASLEVNQDQISILIQGGKLGEWQFYQWRETRFSNLCLPKPCITLQADHLLANLSPGGKTLAVVVGDQSTAKGYFQVWRTDPSLPMAPAVPTRCPSQLLTLDQNHGLLVQSQLTSSRRQTVFFLFNRRGSVFPAFRLSFLVSQLVVNRYSRNHLFGLADNAPQTAILIRLQPLKVNHIALNVQPQFIQPFPWGYLLADRYGEVALLDYEGFLFGNFSLGETITAIAPMGRYLCLFATWQGNGGNLRLLDLGSQVENIIRQRQEKR; this is encoded by the coding sequence ATGGTCGAGACTGCCAATGTGGCGGTTATGCCACTGTTTCCCCGCTCCCAATATAGAATTATTGGACAAATTGGACAGGGACAGTTCGGACGGGTTTACTGTGCTATCCACCGGCTCACGGGGAGAATGTTTGCCCTCAAGGATTTGGAACACCGGGTATTTCCCACTAATAAATTTCTGCGGGAACTGTCCTATCTGCTGACTCTGCGCCATCCCAACATTGTGGCTTGCCATGGCTTGGAATACCATCCCGGGGGGCGCTATTTGGTGATGGATTACTGTGAGGGGGGAACTCTACGGGACATTATCGATGGGGATGGAGATCTATGTGTAGCAGGAAAAATAGACCTAGTACGACAGATGTTACTGGGTTTGGCCCAGGCCCATCAGCATGACATTGTCCACTGTGACCTCAAACCGGAAAATATCCTGTTAATTCCCGGGCGGGAGGGATGGCAGGTGAAAGTATCAGATTTTGGCATTGCTCGCCTGACGGCAAAAACAAGTAATCCCAATTTCGGCAAAGGTTATACTGGTTCCCCCGCCTATATGGCCCCGGAACGCTTCTACGGCAAGTTTTCCATAGCTTCCGACATCTATGCGGTAGGCATTTTGCTGTACGAACTCATTGTCGGCGATCGCCCGTTTTCGGGATTTCCTAAAGCGTTGCAGGCGGCCCATCTCAATACCCGCTTAACTTTACCGCCGGAATTTCCCCCCTTTCTTCGCTCCATTGTCCAACAAGCTTTGGAGAAATTACCCCAACGACGGTTTCCCAGTGCCACAGCCATGGCCAATGCTTTGGCGACGGCTCAAAAACAAGCATTGGAACAGAATTTACCCCAGGGTAGTGGCCATCTTTACCATTACCTTGCCCCGGCCCCGCTAGCTTTTACGGCCACAGCGAAACACAGTACTCCTTTACTATTTCCCGTGAGCCATCTAGCCAGGACAGGACTGTGGTTATATCTGGGCAATGGATCTGAACTATACCTATGGGAATATGGCGACGGCAATTTCGATCACCATCCCTTGCCCCGGTGGTCGTTGGGGTTGCAGGGAACCATGGCTAGTCTGGAGGTTAACCAAGATCAAATTAGCATCTTAATCCAGGGGGGCAAACTGGGAGAATGGCAATTTTACCAATGGCGGGAAACCCGGTTTAGCAATCTTTGCTTACCCAAACCCTGCATCACCTTGCAAGCAGATCACCTGTTAGCCAACCTCAGCCCCGGTGGTAAAACCCTAGCAGTGGTGGTGGGCGATCAAAGCACTGCTAAAGGTTACTTTCAGGTATGGCGGACTGACCCTAGCCTACCGATGGCCCCGGCGGTGCCAACTCGATGTCCTTCCCAATTGCTCACCCTAGATCAAAACCATGGCCTGTTGGTGCAGTCACAATTAACTTCGAGTCGCCGCCAGACTGTTTTTTTCCTCTTTAACCGGCGGGGGTCTGTATTTCCGGCCTTTCGCCTTTCTTTTTTAGTCTCTCAATTGGTGGTTAACCGCTACTCCCGCAACCATCTGTTTGGCTTGGCTGATAATGCCCCTCAAACTGCGATTTTGATTCGCCTGCAACCCCTAAAAGTTAATCACATTGCTTTAAATGTCCAACCCCAATTCATTCAGCCTTTTCCCTGGGGCTATTTGTTGGCCGATCGCTATGGGGAGGTGGCGTTGTTGGACTATGAAGGTTTTTTATTTGGCAATTTTTCCCTAGGGGAAACCATCACGGCGATCGCCCCCATGGGTCGTTATCTCTGCTTGTTTGCTACGTGGCAGGGCAATGGGGGAAATTTACGCCTGCTGGATTTGGGCTCCCAGGTGGAAAACATTATCCGCCAACGCCAGGAAAAACGTTAA
- a CDS encoding allophycocyanin, with the protein MFKSLTRLTIDADGRYATDQELQFLQDLLDTAEIRISAYEKVRDNEEQIIHRWEAEKRNLPQDTFHMGDRDVTEICRRDMTNIFRCSITAILFGDLDRLREGLLIWYQTIVRAYNYTEYAKISYQVIQETIKEFLEPDEVAMVLPALKLDHTILSS; encoded by the coding sequence ATGTTTAAATCCCTAACTCGTCTGACCATTGATGCCGATGGCCGCTATGCCACGGATCAAGAATTACAGTTTTTGCAGGATTTGTTGGATACGGCGGAAATCCGTATTAGTGCCTATGAAAAAGTCCGGGACAACGAAGAACAAATTATTCACCGCTGGGAAGCGGAAAAGCGCAATCTACCCCAGGATACTTTCCACATGGGCGATCGGGATGTAACGGAAATTTGTCGGCGGGACATGACCAATATATTCCGTTGTTCAATTACGGCCATTTTGTTTGGGGATTTAGATCGCCTGCGGGAGGGTTTGTTAATTTGGTATCAAACCATTGTGCGGGCTTACAATTATACTGAATACGCCAAGATTAGCTATCAGGTGATCCAGGAAACCATTAAGGAGTTTCTGGAACCCGATGAAGTAGCCATGGTATTACCAGCGCTGAAGCTGGACCACACCATTCTCAGTAGCTAA
- a CDS encoding 2Fe-2S iron-sulfur cluster-binding protein encodes MNNCVISFPESNFLPLSLQFNARLGEYLTPENSPILFGCRTGLCGTCLVKVLGEVPAPEAEERELLAILAPDNAQARLACQIKLTGNIAITTYQSDEI; translated from the coding sequence ATGAATAATTGCGTAATTTCCTTCCCTGAAAGTAATTTTTTACCCCTATCATTACAATTTAATGCTCGCCTAGGGGAATATTTAACCCCGGAGAATTCGCCAATTTTATTCGGTTGTCGCACAGGATTATGTGGTACCTGTCTGGTGAAAGTCTTAGGAGAAGTCCCTGCTCCAGAGGCCGAAGAAAGGGAGCTGTTGGCTATTCTGGCCCCCGATAATGCCCAGGCTAGGTTGGCTTGTCAAATTAAATTAACAGGAAATATTGCGATTACAACCTATCAAAGCGATGAAATTTGA
- a CDS encoding aromatic ring-hydroxylating dioxygenase subunit alpha has protein sequence MKFENFWYVVAESRHLKPGQVLARQILGQWLAIFRNRHGMAIALEDRCVHRHSRLSCGSLKQGNLHCPYHGWIYDHRGQVIGVPAEGQQFKPRENLQTKCYQTMEQEGFIYVCLGNPIQPPFALPQYGEKGWQRIRLIHQFANNVTNCVENFIDIPHTASVHPGIFRTAQRQAIQMTVHRHQGQVKAEYHNENNNLGWWSKFLNSQGNEISHTDRFMMPNITSVEYKFNSQRHLFITSQSVPETEQSTLVYTDVAFSYGIWNLFAIPLVWWTAKRIIAQDLKILAIQQEVIAKYGSNFNHTPADTIHIFVESIRTAIAKGEDPRQLPDKTVEVTFSV, from the coding sequence ATGAAATTTGAAAATTTTTGGTATGTGGTGGCAGAAAGTAGGCATTTAAAGCCCGGTCAAGTTTTGGCTCGGCAAATTTTGGGACAATGGTTAGCAATTTTTCGAAATCGGCATGGCATGGCGATCGCCTTGGAAGATCGTTGTGTCCATCGCCATAGTCGCCTTTCCTGCGGTTCTTTAAAGCAAGGAAATCTTCACTGTCCTTACCACGGTTGGATTTATGATCATCGAGGCCAAGTCATTGGTGTGCCAGCGGAAGGTCAGCAGTTTAAACCAAGGGAAAATTTGCAGACAAAATGTTATCAAACTATGGAACAGGAAGGCTTTATTTATGTCTGTTTAGGAAACCCTATTCAACCCCCTTTTGCTCTACCCCAGTATGGCGAAAAAGGTTGGCAGAGGATAAGGCTAATCCACCAATTTGCCAATAATGTAACTAACTGCGTTGAGAATTTCATTGACATTCCCCACACCGCTTCGGTGCATCCAGGTATTTTTCGCACCGCCCAACGGCAAGCTATACAAATGACTGTGCATCGCCATCAAGGACAAGTCAAAGCTGAGTACCATAACGAAAATAATAATTTGGGATGGTGGAGCAAATTTCTCAATTCCCAGGGCAATGAGATTAGTCATACTGATCGGTTTATGATGCCGAATATCACTTCTGTGGAATATAAATTTAATTCCCAACGCCATTTGTTTATTACTAGCCAATCGGTGCCCGAAACGGAACAATCTACCCTAGTTTATACAGACGTTGCTTTCAGTTATGGAATTTGGAATTTATTTGCCATTCCCTTGGTTTGGTGGACTGCGAAACGGATTATCGCCCAGGACTTAAAAATTCTTGCTATCCAACAGGAAGTAATCGCAAAATACGGCTCCAATTTTAATCACACCCCCGCCGATACCATCCATATTTTTGTAGAATCAATTCGCACGGCGATCGCCAAGGGGGAAGATCCGCGACAGTTGCCAGATAAAACTGTGGAGGTAACTTTCTCCGTTTGA
- a CDS encoding GAF domain-containing protein — protein MSIYDPNPDQSLARIEALERELASIKASNNVLDIQNKILKGFISLTNVSAGRMLVKATLQKTMEASIYQTGAQLGSLFLLDSDGRVTESILARGATDQNQKKNLVGQVLDKGLAGWVRENKRTGLINDTTKDYRWLKLPDEPYNALSALGVPIVWGDELLGILTLMHSQADHFTPDCATAMEKTAELIALVLNNARIQTKNKQNETLIQQEDDLLNQAILWFPSVIFILDNQGVLLKCGGKYLAQIGLDPKKSIGKSIYYLLPEANELKSLISHALANNVIESVSVQLERVDHGTWFYDAWFSPILDTHGQVAHVVCMLLPA, from the coding sequence ATGAGCATCTACGATCCCAATCCAGATCAGTCTCTAGCCAGAATCGAAGCCCTAGAGCGGGAATTGGCCAGCATCAAAGCCAGTAACAACGTCCTGGATATCCAAAATAAAATTCTTAAAGGCTTTATTTCCCTCACCAACGTCTCGGCAGGGCGGATGTTAGTTAAGGCCACGTTGCAAAAAACCATGGAAGCCTCCATTTACCAAACGGGGGCCCAGTTGGGTAGTCTTTTTTTACTAGATAGCGATGGTCGGGTCACAGAGAGTATTTTGGCCCGGGGAGCCACCGACCAAAATCAGAAAAAGAATCTTGTTGGCCAAGTGCTGGATAAAGGACTGGCGGGTTGGGTCAGGGAAAATAAAAGAACGGGGTTAATTAACGACACCACTAAGGATTACCGTTGGTTGAAACTGCCCGACGAACCCTACAATGCGCTGTCGGCCCTAGGGGTTCCCATTGTTTGGGGGGACGAATTGTTAGGGATTTTGACCCTGATGCATTCCCAAGCAGACCATTTCACCCCGGACTGTGCCACCGCCATGGAAAAAACGGCGGAGTTAATTGCCCTAGTCTTGAACAATGCCCGCATTCAAACCAAAAATAAGCAAAATGAGACCCTAATCCAACAGGAAGATGACCTCTTAAACCAGGCTATTTTATGGTTTCCCAGTGTGATTTTCATTTTAGACAACCAGGGGGTATTGCTAAAATGTGGGGGTAAATATTTGGCACAAATTGGCCTTGACCCAAAAAAAAGCATTGGTAAATCAATTTATTATTTGTTACCAGAAGCTAATGAATTAAAAAGTTTGATCAGCCATGCCCTCGCTAACAACGTGATTGAGTCCGTCAGTGTGCAATTGGAACGAGTTGACCATGGCACTTGGTTTTATGATGCTTGGTTTTCCCCCATTTTAGATACCCATGGCCAGGTTGCCCACGTTGTTTGTATGCTTTTGCCGGCCTAG
- a CDS encoding tetratricopeptide repeat protein, with the protein MMENQVNEQTVTSQGNGAPTTGYKSGIWDGLSVVALIGGAIASVVLPANPAAGVIPVAAGVGLHLFNRKQLEQHLLANQQATAAQVVQLVNQNQAHLQEYLQKFQGDIQTSLGQQQQAIAANQANLTKTLQEQSVALQEELQAFQATAAQTNESLEHQHQDLVALVSELRTMEGCTQSIAGYPHAEAYYQRGLSHYRLEDWTEAVRDCTEAIRLRGDLAGAFHHRGMAYARLDNRKQATDDLRQAYKLYFDQGDLENYEIARALHKQYYEGPVADLELEAPPVMTPTDAVGHEAYIADPDREIKPLLAEESDTTAANLFG; encoded by the coding sequence ATGATGGAAAATCAAGTTAATGAACAAACGGTAACTTCCCAAGGAAATGGGGCCCCGACTACGGGTTATAAATCCGGAATTTGGGACGGTTTGTCGGTGGTGGCTTTAATTGGTGGGGCGATCGCCAGTGTGGTTTTGCCTGCTAACCCAGCGGCTGGGGTCATTCCAGTGGCGGCCGGAGTCGGACTCCATTTGTTTAACCGTAAGCAATTGGAACAGCATTTACTGGCCAATCAACAGGCCACAGCGGCCCAGGTTGTCCAGTTGGTGAACCAAAACCAAGCCCATCTGCAGGAATATCTACAAAAATTCCAAGGGGATATTCAAACTTCCCTGGGTCAACAGCAACAGGCGATCGCCGCTAACCAAGCAAATTTGACCAAGACTTTACAGGAACAGTCCGTTGCCCTCCAAGAGGAATTGCAAGCTTTCCAGGCAACCGCCGCACAGACCAATGAAAGCCTAGAGCACCAACATCAAGACCTAGTTGCTTTGGTTTCGGAGTTGCGCACCATGGAGGGTTGTACCCAAAGTATTGCTGGCTATCCCCATGCCGAGGCCTATTACCAAAGGGGCTTGAGCCATTACCGTTTGGAAGATTGGACCGAAGCGGTGCGGGACTGTACGGAAGCTATCCGCCTCAGGGGAGATTTGGCCGGGGCTTTCCACCATCGGGGCATGGCCTACGCCCGCCTAGATAACCGCAAGCAAGCCACGGACGATCTACGTCAGGCCTACAAGCTCTATTTTGACCAAGGGGATTTGGAAAACTATGAAATAGCCCGGGCTCTCCATAAGCAGTACTATGAAGGGCCAGTGGCAGACCTGGAGCTAGAAGCCCCCCCAGTAATGACCCCAACGGATGCTGTTGGCCATGAAGCTTACATTGCCGATCCAGACCGGGAAATTAAACCCCTGTTGGCGGAAGAAAGTGACACCACAGCGGCCAACCTGTTTGGGTGA
- a CDS encoding 2Fe-2S iron-sulfur cluster-binding protein: MAKTIKLDPIDLKVAIQTNDNLLSGLLSQDLRIMRECGGRGMCATCHVYITAGMESLSPLNRREQRTLEVITTHNRYSRLACQARVLDEGVVVELPAGMYVSEIEDIEELIGRRAEENILNPRDGGILVEKGKLITRSMISQLADQLQAAKIQIAKDVDG; the protein is encoded by the coding sequence GTGGCTAAAACCATTAAGCTCGACCCCATTGATTTAAAAGTCGCTATTCAGACTAACGATAATCTGCTCTCGGGATTACTCAGTCAGGATTTGCGGATTATGAGGGAGTGTGGTGGTCGAGGGATGTGTGCCACTTGTCACGTTTACATCACCGCCGGGATGGAAAGTCTTTCCCCCCTCAACCGTCGGGAACAGCGCACCTTGGAGGTGATTACTACCCATAATCGTTATTCTCGCTTGGCCTGCCAGGCTCGGGTGTTGGACGAAGGGGTGGTGGTGGAATTACCTGCTGGGATGTACGTCAGTGAAATCGAGGACATCGAGGAACTGATTGGCCGTCGAGCAGAGGAAAACATTTTGAATCCTCGGGATGGGGGCATCCTGGTCGAAAAGGGGAAATTAATTACCCGTTCGATGATTAGTCAATTAGCAGATCAGTTACAGGCAGCCAAAATCCAAATTGCCAAGGATGTGGATGGGTAG
- the cobO gene encoding cob(I)yrinic acid a,c-diamide adenosyltransferase: protein MANSLSDEQYKIKMQKRKALQDERIAAAKAEKGLVIVHTGNGKGKTTAALGMVLRSLGHGYQVAIIQFIKGAWEPAEKAAFAPWQDQLTFLALGEGFTWETQDRQRDQAIAHAAWQKALEYIRNPDYQLLLLDEVNVALKLGYLDVETVLAGLEEKPESNHVILTGRGAPQPLIDRADLVTEMTLVKHPFREQNVKAQPGIEF from the coding sequence ATGGCCAATTCCCTGTCCGATGAGCAGTACAAAATTAAGATGCAAAAGCGCAAAGCTTTACAGGATGAGCGCATTGCGGCGGCCAAGGCGGAGAAGGGTCTGGTAATTGTTCACACTGGCAACGGCAAGGGCAAAACCACCGCCGCCCTAGGGATGGTGTTGCGGTCCCTGGGCCATGGTTATCAGGTGGCCATTATTCAATTCATCAAAGGGGCTTGGGAACCGGCGGAAAAGGCGGCCTTTGCTCCTTGGCAAGATCAATTAACTTTTTTAGCTCTAGGGGAAGGTTTTACATGGGAAACCCAAGACCGGCAGCGGGACCAGGCGATCGCCCATGCAGCATGGCAAAAGGCCCTGGAGTATATCCGCAATCCCGATTACCAACTGCTCCTATTAGATGAAGTAAATGTGGCGTTAAAGCTTGGCTATCTGGACGTAGAAACGGTACTGGCGGGCCTAGAAGAAAAGCCGGAATCTAATCACGTTATTTTGACGGGCCGGGGAGCGCCCCAGCCATTAATCGACCGGGCCGATTTGGTCACAGAAATGACCCTGGTCAAGCACCCCTTCCGAGAACAAAATGTTAAGGCCCAACCAGGGATTGAGTTTTAG
- a CDS encoding SpoIID/LytB domain-containing protein, with the protein MKKLTSFPFPSFKPLKSSERSSRPAIASRWRVSRKWALMLIPLASIGSIPLLLAWSGYGEDANAIANGKTNNGTEVMADMAGEELIKTLPPLSQIPAPPQDSASGLKSPRPITAANLGKGSPGTTTEATDNAPSATVQSSNGNNSSVQNSAPSAPSPSARPAPVPTTPQTAAAPPNLATPVDYTPPPLEIRVGIQRDVPSVAIAVSSQGYLQNRQGQGLMSLSPGQSLNVTAQGNSLLINGRSVSGVVWFTADANGYLAVGDRWYRGRVLLVPRGDKVLAVNYVNLEHYLTSVVGSEMHSTAPTEALKAQAIAARSYALVHMVRPASQWFDLGDTQRWQVYKGIGSEQGPSHNAVTATLGQVLSHNGGVVESLYASTDEIVARVHKGKGMSQYGAYDLARQGYNYQQILNRYYPGVEVARVVLKN; encoded by the coding sequence ATGAAAAAATTAACGTCCTTTCCTTTCCCTTCCTTCAAACCCCTCAAGTCTTCTGAACGTTCTTCCCGACCGGCGATCGCCAGTCGTTGGCGGGTTTCCCGTAAATGGGCCTTGATGTTAATTCCCCTTGCTTCTATTGGTAGTATTCCGCTGTTATTGGCCTGGAGTGGCTATGGTGAAGACGCCAATGCGATCGCCAATGGCAAAACGAATAATGGCACCGAAGTAATGGCCGACATGGCCGGGGAAGAACTAATTAAAACCCTGCCGCCTCTGAGTCAAATTCCCGCTCCTCCCCAGGATTCAGCTTCTGGCTTAAAGAGTCCCCGCCCCATCACAGCGGCAAACCTGGGAAAAGGCTCTCCAGGGACAACCACGGAGGCAACAGATAATGCCCCCAGTGCCACTGTGCAGTCCAGTAACGGCAATAATTCCTCTGTTCAAAATAGTGCTCCCAGTGCTCCGTCCCCGTCAGCTCGCCCAGCCCCAGTGCCCACTACTCCCCAGACCGCGGCGGCTCCTCCTAACCTGGCTACCCCGGTGGACTACACTCCCCCGCCGTTAGAAATTCGGGTGGGTATTCAACGGGATGTGCCCAGCGTGGCGATCGCCGTTTCTAGCCAGGGATATCTACAGAATCGTCAAGGGCAAGGGCTGATGAGCCTCAGTCCGGGACAAAGTCTTAACGTCACCGCCCAGGGCAATAGTCTGCTGATCAACGGTCGCTCGGTTTCCGGCGTAGTCTGGTTTACGGCCGACGCCAATGGCTATTTGGCCGTAGGCGATCGTTGGTACCGGGGAAGGGTGTTGTTAGTGCCCCGGGGAGATAAGGTTTTGGCGGTTAACTATGTCAACTTGGAGCATTATCTAACCAGTGTGGTTGGCAGCGAAATGCATTCCACCGCCCCCACCGAAGCCCTCAAAGCCCAGGCGATCGCCGCCCGTTCCTATGCCCTAGTCCATATGGTGCGGCCTGCCAGCCAATGGTTTGACCTGGGGGACACCCAACGGTGGCAAGTGTACAAAGGCATCGGTAGTGAGCAGGGCCCTTCCCATAATGCCGTTACTGCCACCCTGGGCCAGGTGTTGAGCCATAACGGGGGAGTGGTGGAATCCCTCTACGCGTCCACAGACGAAATTGTCGCCCGGGTACACAAAGGTAAGGGCATGAGTCAGTATGGCGCCTACGACTTGGCCCGCCAGGGTTATAACTATCAGCAAATTCTCAACCGTTACTATCCTGGGGTGGAAGTGGCCCGGGTAGTGTTAAAAAATTGA
- a CDS encoding lipid-A-disaccharide synthase-related protein has translation MKILFISNGHGEDLNAGLIIDALQRRSPEFVLFALPLVGEGKAYQQRGISIIAPTQPLPSGGLIYTGFLTWWRDLLGGLVGLTIKQIKALLKQKHQFDLIVAIGDIVPLAFACLSGKPYLSFLVANSSYYEGRLPLPFTVAWCLKSRHCLGAIAKDHLTAADLGQRGINIRCLGYPIMDALQPTGQPLQRQSNTLIALLPGSRVPEALHNLGQLLPLCGAIAQEKVVDFWAALVPAVTVEHLQTLAREHGWQYHGDRLERGNCTINLSWQQFADILQQADLVLGMAGTAVEQAVGLGKPVLQIPGHGPQFTYGFAEAQMRLLGCSVTTIGKNPQEANLINQASQKALEILADQHYQQRCQQNGQERIGPPGGSLAIANYVAETAKTLVGKG, from the coding sequence GTGAAGATCCTTTTCATTAGCAACGGCCACGGAGAAGACCTCAACGCAGGCTTGATTATCGATGCCCTGCAACGGCGATCGCCGGAATTTGTTCTGTTTGCTCTGCCCTTGGTGGGGGAAGGCAAAGCTTATCAACAGAGGGGGATTAGCATCATTGCCCCAACCCAACCTCTGCCCTCCGGGGGGTTAATTTACACGGGCTTTCTGACTTGGTGGCGAGACCTTCTTGGTGGTTTAGTGGGCCTGACCATTAAGCAAATTAAAGCCCTACTCAAACAAAAACATCAATTTGACCTCATTGTGGCGATCGGCGACATTGTGCCCCTGGCTTTTGCCTGTCTTAGTGGTAAGCCCTACCTAAGTTTTTTGGTGGCTAATTCCAGTTATTACGAGGGCCGGTTACCCTTGCCCTTTACTGTGGCCTGGTGTTTAAAATCTCGCCATTGCCTCGGGGCGATCGCCAAAGACCATTTAACAGCGGCGGATTTGGGACAACGGGGTATTAATATTCGTTGTTTGGGCTATCCGATCATGGACGCTCTCCAACCAACGGGCCAGCCATTACAACGGCAAAGCAACACTCTCATTGCCCTTTTGCCCGGTAGCCGGGTGCCAGAAGCGCTACATAATTTGGGTCAACTATTACCCCTCTGTGGAGCCATTGCCCAGGAAAAAGTAGTGGATTTTTGGGCCGCCCTCGTGCCCGCAGTTACGGTGGAGCATTTACAAACCCTGGCGAGGGAGCATGGTTGGCAATACCACGGCGATCGCCTGGAACGAGGTAACTGCACCATTAATCTTTCCTGGCAGCAATTTGCCGACATTTTACAGCAGGCGGATTTAGTGTTAGGCATGGCTGGTACTGCGGTGGAACAGGCCGTGGGTTTGGGTAAGCCAGTGTTACAAATTCCTGGTCACGGCCCCCAATTTACCTATGGTTTTGCGGAAGCTCAAATGCGATTGTTGGGCTGTTCCGTCACCACCATTGGCAAAAATCCCCAGGAAGCCAATTTAATCAATCAAGCTAGTCAGAAAGCTCTGGAAATTTTGGCAGACCAGCATTATCAACAACGCTGTCAGCAGAACGGACAAGAACGCATTGGCCCCCCCGGCGGTTCCCTGGCGATCGCCAACTATGTTGCCGAAACTGCCAAAACTTTGGTCGGCAAGGGGTAG
- a CDS encoding 2Fe-2S iron-sulfur cluster-binding protein, giving the protein MGTFYSVNLVNPATGNDVTIQVAADGLILEAAEDQGLDLPYPCRAASCVACPGQLLEGTRNH; this is encoded by the coding sequence ATGGGCACATTTTATTCCGTTAATTTAGTCAATCCGGCCACAGGCAATGATGTCACCATTCAGGTGGCGGCAGATGGGTTGATTCTTGAAGCGGCAGAAGATCAAGGATTGGATTTGCCCTATCCCTGTCGGGCGGCGTCCTGTGTGGCCTGTCCAGGTCAATTGCTGGAGGGAACCAGGAACCATTGA